The Deltaproteobacteria bacterium nucleotide sequence GTGAATCCAACCTACGAGGATGTCTGTACCGGAAAAACCGGCCACGCCGAGGCAGTAAGGGTTGATTTCGATACTGAAGCTGTCGGCGAGGAGGCTCTGTTAAAAAAATTCTGGGCCATTCACGACCCCACCAGCTTGAACCGCCAGGGACCTGACGCAGGAACCCAGTACAGGAGCGCGATTTTCGCTACCGGGCAGGCGCAGTTGGACCGGGCCAGGAAAAGCCGCGAGGAGATCGGACATTCCGGCCTGAATTCCCGACCGGTGGTGACGGAGATTTTACCTGCGGGCCCGTTTTTCAGGGCGGAGGAATACCACCAGAGATATCTTCTAAAGCGAAAAAACCGCCACGGATTTTAGCGGTGTATAAAAATAGACGTAAAGGTAAAAAAAAGGCCGCCCCGTTCGGGGCGGCCTTTTTGTCGCTTAAAGCGAAGTTTACATGACCTTGGCAATGGCTCTCGAAATCATCTCAAAATACGACCCGCCTCCAACGAGATAGGCCAAAAGGCCCATGCCCAGCTCAAGGGTGAGGATCGCGGTCAGGCCCAGGGCGACGGCAAGCGCGGGACGGCGCGCCGTGGCTTCCTCGATCTGTTCAGCCGGGTCGCTCATGTACATTATGATCAGGGGCCGCAGGTAATAGTAAGCCGAAAGCGCCGAGTTTAGAACGCCGATCACGACCAGGGCGATGAAGCCCCCGCGCATGGCGGATGTGAAGATGTAGAATTTTCCGGCAAAACCAGCGGTGGGCGGAATTCCGGCAAGGGAGAGCAGGAACAAAGCCAGAAGAAATGCGGCCCAGGGCCTTCTTTGGGCAAGCCCCTTGTAATCTTCAATGCTCTCGTACTCCTCGTTGCCCTTTCCAAGAAGAATCATCACGCCGAAGGCGCCGATATTCATCACGGTATAGGCCAGAAGATAGAAGAAAACCGAGGTCACGGCCTTGCCTTCAAAGCCTATGCCGTAGGTGGCCACGATGCCCACCAGAATGTAACCAGCGTGGGCGATGGACGAATACGCCAGCATCCGCTTCATGTTGGTCTGGACCAGGGCCGCGAAGTTTCCAACGGTCATGGTGGCCATTGCGATGATCTGGATGAGGGGTACCCAGTTTTCGGCGCTGTCCGGAAAGGCGAACATGAGAACCCGCAGGAAAACCGCAACGCCTGCGGCCTTAACGCCGGTGGCCATGAAGGCCGTGATGGAGGTGGGCGCGCCGTGGTAGACGTCGGGAACCCACATGTGAAAAGGCGCTGCACCAATTTTGAATCCGAAACCGATTATGAGAAGCCCAAGTCCGATCATGAAAAAGGGGCCGGACTGGCTGGGGCCGTGCGACTTGTAGAACTCCGCGATCTGGCTGATGCCGGTGGTTCCGGTTGCCCCGTATATCATGGAAATTCCGTAGAGCAGAAAGCCTGATGCAAAAGCGCCGAGAATCAGATACTTTATGGCGGCCTCGGTGGATTCCATGCGATGGCGGTTGAAACCCACGAGAACGTAAACGGAAATGGACATTATCTCGACACCCAGAAACACGGTGACGAGATCGGTGGCTGAGCCCAGAAACATCATGCCCGATACTGCGAAAAGGAACAGCGCGTAAAATTCACCCTGGGCTATCCCGATTCTTTGCGTGTAATCAAAGGACAGCATCACGCAAAGTATTGCGGATAAGAGCACCAGAA carries:
- a CDS encoding NADH-quinone oxidoreductase subunit N — protein: MDILLKPIAPHMIVILAGCLVLLIRAYGKKAPIMLSGALTLVGLVAALVAAVVLRPESATPAFSGMVVQDSFSLLVILLVLLSAILCVMLSFDYTQRIGIAQGEFYALFLFAVSGMMFLGSATDLVTVFLGVEIMSISVYVLVGFNRHRMESTEAAIKYLILGAFASGFLLYGISMIYGATGTTGISQIAEFYKSHGPSQSGPFFMIGLGLLIIGFGFKIGAAPFHMWVPDVYHGAPTSITAFMATGVKAAGVAVFLRVLMFAFPDSAENWVPLIQIIAMATMTVGNFAALVQTNMKRMLAYSSIAHAGYILVGIVATYGIGFEGKAVTSVFFYLLAYTVMNIGAFGVMILLGKGNEEYESIEDYKGLAQRRPWAAFLLALFLLSLAGIPPTAGFAGKFYIFTSAMRGGFIALVVIGVLNSALSAYYYLRPLIIMYMSDPAEQIEEATARRPALAVALGLTAILTLELGMGLLAYLVGGGSYFEMISRAIAKVM